The DNA window AAGACGTATCATACATTACGTCTTTGCTGTTTTTTTATTAGTACTTCTTTGATAATGGTATCAGCAGTACATTGCCTTCCATCATGGCAGGTGTGATGATATTACCGTTGTTATCCAGCGTGAAGTCTGCCGGGCCTGCAATGAGTTCGTGGTTCAAGGTGGTGATCTCTTTGCTTTTCAGGTCCAGCTGGAGGATGACACCTTTCTTTTCGAAAGCAACCCAGTCGGATATCAGCAGCGCCGTTTTCTGGCGGTTTAATACGATGCCATCGTAATAACCGGTGCGGTTGGTGAGCGGCACAAATTTTTTATCGGCAGGTGTCAGGTCTATATAACCGATTTCTCCGTTGGGCTTGCCGGCAGCGCCGAAGCCGCAGGCATACAGCCGGTTTTGTTTGTTATCGTATATCACGCCATTGGCTCCTTTTACCGGGTTGGAGAAAACCAGCTCTTCATAGCGGGGAGACTTGCCCAGGTGAATGATAAATATTTTACTGATATCAGAAGCAGATACAAAGAGGGTAGAGTCGTCTTTGGCAGCCATATCGTTGAGCAGCACGGTACCGGTAGTGGCCATATCGAGTGTAAAGACCTGTTTGCCGTTGTTGAGATCGAAGCCTTTGATCTGGTCTACATCTGTTACATAGAAGATATTGTTCAGTACCCAGCTGCCTTTGGGGGCGTCCAGTCCGCTGGCAAACACGCTGATATTGCCCTGGCCATCCATTTTATAGATAAATCCGTCGCCATCTTTTTTGGAAGGATCTCCGCCGGTATCGCTGATGTAGTAGTTTTTACCACTGATATAAACACTTTCAGGGGCTTTCATCGGAGTGCGGTTGAGTTTAAACTGTTGTGCGAAACCTGCCGTAGCAGCTGTCAGCAAGGGGAACAGAAGGGCTACTGCCCTGTGGATTGTTTTCATGTATTTGTTTGTTTATGACAAAGGTAATAGGCATCGTTGCTGGCGTGATAACAGAAACCGCTCAGAAAATAGCACTTTTAGTCCGTTGGGTATTTTTAGGTGTATCACCAAAGCGGGCCTTATATTGTTTAATGAAATAGGAAGTGTTTTCAAATCCGCATTCATCGGCCACTTCATTTACATTTTTGGAAGTGTGTTGCAGCAGATACGCGGCGTGTTTCAGCTTTTCTTCGTTGATCCATTTTTTAGGTGGTGCGTTGTATAGTCTGGCAAACTCGCGTTTGAAGGCGGAGAGGCTTAGTCCGCATATTTTGGCGTATTCTTCCAGTGATAAGGGTTTGAGTAGATGTTCCCGTATGGTGAGTGTCAGGTTTTCGCTGCTGGTATCGAAGAGGTGATGGAGGAAAGCCAGTACCTGTGCACGATGCGGGCCTGCGAGCAACAACAGCAGTATCTCCCGGATTTTCAGTTCCAGTAGTTTGGGTGTGTTTGCATGCGGGTGCTGCATATAGTCGATGATGCTGTTGCGTATGTTGATCAGCTGATCATTACAGGGTAACACCATGGGGATATTCATACGCGCTTTTTTGATGTCATCCATTTCTTCCAGAAAAGCACGAAGGATATGATCATGTACGCAGAGCATCAATCCCTGAAAAGTACTCTCTTCAGTGAGGAAGGCAGACATGAAGTAAGTGCCTCTTTTAAGCATGATGAGATCGCCGGCATGTGCGATGATCTCTTCATCTGAAAGGTGAATATGTTTGCTGCCTGAAATGATGAATACCAGCGTGTTTTCAGTAAGAAACCCTTCTGCCTTGTCCTGATGCCTGAGCAGGCGGAACCAGGCCAGTGCACATTTTCCGGTGTGGCTGACTTGCATCTGAGGGTTGGGATGAAATTCCTGCGGTAAACGATACAACATATGAGAGCGATGTTGGATAATGGTTTTCACAAATATCAGCAATTCTTTATTTGTGATGAATAATATTTATGGCACCGTATTTGAATATCTTGGACAAACAGCTTCTTTATGAAAACATGGCTATACTTACCATTGTTACTGCTGGGTCTTGTTTTTTCCAGCTGTACCAAAACCACCAATGAGGTTATCCCCAACAATACGTTCCTTTTTGATGTTCAACCCAGCGGCTGGACATTGGATAATCAGGGGGTATATTTTGTGCAATTTAATATACCATCACTGGATCGTAATGCCAACCAGCTGGATGGTGTGATTGTATCGCTTGCACGTCAGCAGAATGGTAACTTTGAATTGTATGAGATGTTGCCTGAAGTTTTCAATAATGAAAACTACAACGTGATACATCAGACGGGTACGTTACTGGTAGAATTGCGTGGACCCAACAACACCAGGGCCAACGCACCGAATGTGCCGATGCGGTTTAAAATTGTAGTGATACCGTCCAATCAGCGTTAACAAGGGCTTACCATTTATTTCAACATAGAGGGCTTCTGCATTTTTGCGGAGGCCCTTTTTGCTGTGTTATTGTACCATTCTTCCATTGTTAATTGTGGCGTAACATACTTTTTGTTATTTTATGGCGCTTTAAGCATACCCACTGTTGGTGGGCATCATCAGCGAACAATAAAAAAAGTATTTACATGAATACCAGAAGAGACTTTATCAAAAAAGCAGCCCTGTTATCTGGTGCCGCCGGCGTAGCAGGGACCCTGCCGGGTTCCATCCAGCGGGCATTAGCCATAGATCCCCATCCCGGTACCACCTTTTATGATGCAGAACATGTTGTGATCCTGATGCAGGAAAACCGTTCATTTGACCACTGCTACGGTACCCTGAAAGGAGTAAGAGGATATAATGATCCCCGTGCCATCCGTTTGCCCAACAACAACCTGGTATGGCTGCAGACCAATGATAAAAACGAAACATACGCCCCTTTCCGGCTGAATATAAAAGATACCAAAGCTACCTGGATGAGCAGTCTGCCGCATTCCTGGAGTAATCAGGTTGATGCCCGCAACAATGGAAAGTATGATAAATGGTTGCAGGTAAAAGCCTCCGGCAATAAAGACTGGGCACCCATGCCACTCACACTGGGATATTATAACAGAGTAGATATCCCGTTTTATTATTCGCTGGCAGATGCTTTTACCGTATGTGACCAGAACTTCTGTTCTTCCCTCACCGGTACTACTCCTAACCGGCTTTACCTGTGGACCGGCACCCTGCGCGATGAACAGAAAGCAAGCGCCAAAGCCAATGTATGGAATGAAGATGTGGATTACGGCGCAGAAGCACATTGGACCACTTTCCCTGAAAGACTGGAAGACAATAACATCAGCTGGAAGATATACCAGAACGAAATCAGCGCCGCCGGCCTGGAAGGCGAAAAAGACGGCATGCTGGCCAACTTTACCGATAATCCGATCGAATGGTTCAGCGCCTTTAATGTACGTTTTGCCAAAGGACATATACAGTACCTGCAGCGTCGCATTGAACAGCTGCCTGCAGAGATAACCGCTGTGCAGGACAAACTCGCCAAAGAAACACCCGGTAGTGATAACGCCCGGAAGTTGCAACAGCAGCTGGACGAGAAAAAACAGGAACTGGAAAAGTGCAGGAAAGATGCCGTGACTTTTACCGATGCTAATTTTGCAAAGTTGCCGCAACGTGCGCAAAACCTCCACAACAAAGCATTTACTACCAACAGCAAAGACCCGGATTATCATGAACTGGAAACGCTGCGTTATAAAGATGGTGATGTTGAAAGGACCGTACAGGTACCTAAAGGCGATATCCTGCATCAGTTCCGCACAGATGTAAATAACGGTCAGTTGCCTACTGTATCCTGGCTGGTAGCACCGGGCGAATTCTCCGACCACCCTGGTTCTCCCTGGTATGGCGCCTGGTACGTATCTGAAGTACTGGACATCCTCACACAAAAAGAAGAAGTATGGAAGAAGACGATCTTCATCCTTTGTTATGATGAAAATGACGGTTACTTCGATCACGTACCGCCTTTTGTGGCTCCTTTCAAACCCGGTACAGGACTGGTGTCCAAAGGAATCGATAC is part of the Chitinophaga flava genome and encodes:
- a CDS encoding phosphocholine-specific phospholipase C produces the protein MNTRRDFIKKAALLSGAAGVAGTLPGSIQRALAIDPHPGTTFYDAEHVVILMQENRSFDHCYGTLKGVRGYNDPRAIRLPNNNLVWLQTNDKNETYAPFRLNIKDTKATWMSSLPHSWSNQVDARNNGKYDKWLQVKASGNKDWAPMPLTLGYYNRVDIPFYYSLADAFTVCDQNFCSSLTGTTPNRLYLWTGTLRDEQKASAKANVWNEDVDYGAEAHWTTFPERLEDNNISWKIYQNEISAAGLEGEKDGMLANFTDNPIEWFSAFNVRFAKGHIQYLQRRIEQLPAEITAVQDKLAKETPGSDNARKLQQQLDEKKQELEKCRKDAVTFTDANFAKLPQRAQNLHNKAFTTNSKDPDYHELETLRYKDGDVERTVQVPKGDILHQFRTDVNNGQLPTVSWLVAPGEFSDHPGSPWYGAWYVSEVLDILTQKEEVWKKTIFILCYDENDGYFDHVPPFVAPFKPGTGLVSKGIDTAMEYVSREQEAAKGHVEKDSVRESPIGLGYRVPLVIASPWSRGGYVNSQVFDHTSIIQLMEDFLQHKTGKKIQETNISAWRRTVCGDLTSVFRPFNGEKVKVPFQERNEFIESVYNARFKKLPDEFKKLTAAEIEKINANPAKAEWMPRQEPGTRVSCALPYQLYVNGKLGADRKNFEISFAASNEVFGKKAAGSPFNVYAPGKYLQADTRQMEPVRTWSYAVTAGDQLKDTWPLHAFDNNRYHLCSYGPNGFYREFAGDANDPQVEISCEYQRSLRNRKSLTGNVDLHIVNRSNKAITLVVTDMAYGKAAIRKTIAANTQAVIIVDNSKSHQWYDFSVKVEGHGQFEQRFAGRVETGNESISDPAMA
- a CDS encoding helix-turn-helix transcriptional regulator, translated to MKTIIQHRSHMLYRLPQEFHPNPQMQVSHTGKCALAWFRLLRHQDKAEGFLTENTLVFIISGSKHIHLSDEEIIAHAGDLIMLKRGTYFMSAFLTEESTFQGLMLCVHDHILRAFLEEMDDIKKARMNIPMVLPCNDQLINIRNSIIDYMQHPHANTPKLLELKIREILLLLLAGPHRAQVLAFLHHLFDTSSENLTLTIREHLLKPLSLEEYAKICGLSLSAFKREFARLYNAPPKKWINEEKLKHAAYLLQHTSKNVNEVADECGFENTSYFIKQYKARFGDTPKNTQRTKSAIF